ATTATGGCAGTGCCTGGCGTATCCTCAGGCTACCTTCACTTACCGACCAGATTTTCATCAAAGCGCAACGCATCAGAAGTTTGCAGGAGAATGAAATCCGGAAAGTAGATGAAGATGAAACCGGTGAATTTATAGGAATTATCAATTATTCGATCATGGCACTCATCCAGCTGGATAAAGGTGTAGCAACACAACCGGATTTGGATGCTGCAACAGCAATTGCCCTCTATGATGAAAAAATTCAACTGACAAAAACGCTGATGGAAGCTAAAAACCATGATTATGGTGAGGCATGGCGTGATATGCGTGTGAGTTCGCTGACAGATATCATTTTGCAAAAGCTACTGCGTGTCAAACAGATTGAAGATAACAAAGGTCAAACTCTGGTTTCTGAAGGCATTGATGCCAATTACCAGGACATGATCAATTATGCTGTTTTTGCCCTTATTTTAATGCGATTCGGACAGGAATAAACCGTCTATCGTTAACATGTCATTAACTATAATTTAAAACCACTTAACAACGAGAAAGATTATTCTTACGTTATTTGCAATTCGATTACCAATTCAATTATTTTAAACGATCCCAATGAAAATACTTACCCACTTCTCCAGAATATTTGTCGGAATATTATTTATTATTTCAGGGCTGATTAAGCTGAATGACCCGGTTGGTTTTTCCTATAAGCTACAGGAATATTTTAGCGCTGAAGTATTGAACCTGGAATTCCTGATTCCGTTTTCGCTGGGTATTGCCCTTTTCGTTGTCATCTTTGAAGTGGTTTTAGGCGTGATGCTCCTTATTGGCTTTAAGCCCAAATTTACCATGTGGAGCTTATTGCTGATGATCGTATTCTTTACTTTTCTGACGTTCTACTCTGCTTACTTTAATAAAGTGACCGATTGTGGCTGTTTTGGCGATGCGCTGAAACTAACGCCATGGCAATCGTTTACCAAGGATGTGATCTTATTGGTATTTATCCTCATCCTGTTTTTCAACATCAAACTTATCAAGCCTTTTTTCAAAGAAGCGGGCGTTACCCTGATCGTATTTGCAAGTTATACGCTTTGCCTTGTCTTTGCTTATTATGTACTGAACCACCTGCCACTGATTGATTTCAGGGCCTATAAAACCGGAACCAATATCCAGTCGGCGATGACTGTGCCGGAAGGTGCACCCAAATCTGTGTATGAAATGGTTTTCATCTATAAGATCAATGGGGTGGAAAAAGAATTTACCGAAAAAGAAATCAACAACGTTCCCGAAGGTGCCGAATTCGTAGACCGTAAAGACAAACTGATCACTCAGGGATATGTACCGCCAATCCATGATTTTAGCATTGAAAAAGATGGAACGGACTACACGGAAGAAATGCTAAACACTCCAAAACTGATCCTGATTATTTCCTATGACCTGGAAAAAGCACGGGAAAAAGGATTGGCTAAAGCCGAAGTTTTCGCTAAAACAGCGGAAGCGAAAGGCTACAAAGTAATTGGAATGACTGCTTCTACTCCACAGACCATTGAAAAAATAAAAAAAGAAAACAACCTGACTTTCGATTATTATTTCTGTGATGCTACCGCCTTAAAAACAATTGAACGGTCCAATCCCAGTATTGTAGTATTGGAAAAAGGGACTATTGTAGATAAGAAACACTGGAATGATATCGACCAGATCATTTTGAAATAGGACAAAACACTAATCCCCTGCCGATTGATACGCTATTTTCTTTATAAATTCGGTTATGCCCTGCTCACCCTTTTTGGTGTGGTTACTGTGATCTTCTTTTTGTTTACAGTCCTGCCCGGAGATCCTGCGCGCATGATGCTGGACCAGAATGAAAATTCGGAACAGCTTGCCATCATCAAAAAGAAATATGGCTTCGACCAGCCGGTTAGCCGACAATACCTGTATTACCTGAATGACCTCTCCCCGCTTTCCCTGCACAGCACGACACGGGGTGATTATACTTATCTGTCTCCCGGAAAATACAATGCACAACCGCTTTTTACTATTAAAAAGACAATCGTTGCGCTCAAAACACCTTACCTGAGGGAGAGCTTTCAGAAAAGTGGTAAAAAAGTCACCGCGATCATTGGGAATACGCTGCCGAATACTGTGTTGCTCGCCCTGTTTGCGATAATTATTGCCATAGTCGTCGGCATTGCGCTCGGGATTGTCTCTGCCCTGTATAAGGACACTATATTGGATCGTATGATTGCGTTGGTCAGTTCACTGGGGATGAGCATTCCTTCTTTTTTCAGTGCTATTCTTTTTGCCTGGTTTTTTGGCTTCCTGCTGCATCGCTATACCCACCTGAACATGACAGGAAGTTTATATGAAGTCGATGATTTTGGGGAAGGCTCTTTTATCCAGTGGAAAAACATACTCTTACCCGCAATTGTACTGGGAATCCGCCCTTTGGGTGTTGTAATCCAGCTGATGCGAAATTCACTGCTTGAAACCCTGGGACAGGATTACATCCGTACTGCTCGTGCCAAAGGGCTGAGTGAATTTACAATTATCCGAAAACATGCTTTAAAAAACTCCCTCAACCCGGTAGTTACGGCTATTTCAGGCTGGTTTGCCTCCATGCTTGCCGGAGCTGTTTTTGTAGAATACATTTTCGGATGGAACGGATTGGGAAAAGAAATTGTCGAAGCCCTGAATACGCTGGACCTTCCGGTAATCATGGGATCGGTACTGGTCATTGCGACTACTTTTGTCTTTATCAATATCTTAGTTGATATTATATATGCCTATCTCGATCCAAAAGTACGACTGTCGGAGTAAGTCATTTCCCGGTTCTCTAATTATTCGGTCTATGCCTGTCATTTTTTAGTATCTCTTTAGGGATATTTGATAATATGTTGCTTAAATTTACCGCAGTTTTTGAAGAAAATTACCAGACGGTACAGGCATTAGCCGATAGTATCCGATGTAAATTCCCAAAATCCGCATAAGGGCCATACCGCTCTTTGCTGAATATAGACCTTTAACGATACCATAAATGAAAAAATTACTGTTACTTCCTATTTTACTACTGGCGTTTATCGCCACTTCCCATGCGCAGGAAACCACTTTTGAAACTGCAGGCCTGGAGAACAAAATGATTGCCTTAGATGGCAAAGAGATTGCATTTAAAGACATCCTGCAAAAACACAAAGGCAAGACGATTGTAATCGATGTATGGGCTTCCTGGTGCCCGGATTGTATCAAAGGGATGCCGAAAGTAAAAGAACTGCAGGAAGAGTTCCAGAAAAACACGGTTTATCTTTTCCTTTCTATGGATAAAAATGCTGATGCCTGGAAAAAAGGAATTGAAAAATATGAGGTCAAAGGAGAACATTACCTCGTTACGGATGGCATGAAAGGTATTTTTGGCAAATCTATCAAACTGGACTGGATCCCACGCTATATGATTGTTGACAAAAAAGGTAAAATTGTACTGTACAAAGCAATTGTTGCCGATGATGAAAAATTGATTACTACTTTAAAAAACCTAAAATAATGAGAAAAAAGATTGTTGCCGGAAACTGGAAAATGAACAATACTTTACAGGAAACAGAAAATTTGCTTAATGAACTGATTTCTAAAAAACCTACAGAAAGCAATGCTAAAATAGTAGTAGCACCGACCTTTGTAAACCTGCAGACGGCCGTGACTAAAACTGCCGGAACAGGAATTATCGTATGTGCACAAAACGCACACCAGGCTGAAAATGGGGCTTTCACCGGTGAAGTATCGGTAGGGATGCTAAAAAGCATCGGTGTTCAAACTGTAATATTAGGACATTCTGAAAGACGTGCTTATTTTGGTGAAACCAATGCGATACTGGCACAAAAGGTCGACACTGCCTTAAAACATAATTTCACAGTAATTTTTTGCTTCGGTGAAGAATTGAGTGACAGAGAATCTGGTAATCACTTTAGCCTGGTAGAAAGCCAGATTAAAGAGGGATTATTCCACCTGGCAGAACTGGACTGGAAAAACATTGTACTGGCTTACGAACCGGTATGGGCTATTGGAACCGGAATTACTGCTTCTTCCGACCAGGCACAGGAAATGCATGCTTTTATCCGTACTTTATTACGTACGAATGTAGGCAACAAAATCGCGGAAGAAACATCAATCCTTTACGGTGGTAGTGTAAAACCGGACAACGCGGTAGAGATTTTCTCTAAACCGGATGTTGATGGTGGCCTTATTGGTGGTGCAGCCCTTAAAGCAGATGATTTTATTGCTATCGTAAACGCGATGCGCTAATTATCTTAATTGCCCTAAAAAAGCCCGTAAAGAGTACTATTACTCTTTACGGGCTTTTTTTATGCCTTGTATTGTGCTCTATAAAGGTTATGCTTTTGAATGTGGGCAAAAAATTTCTATTGATGTGCGCGCGTAGCGTAGTGCATCGGTAGGTGTGGATAACGCTTTTATAGGCATGTGTTAAACTGCGGTAGGTGCATACTAACTTTCTATAGGCGTGGATTGAATTTCTATAGGTGTGGGTAAAGCTTCTATAGGCGTGTACTAACTTTCTATAGGTGTGGGTAAAGCTTCGGTAGGCGTGGATTGAATTTCTATAGGCGTGGGTAAAGCTTCGGTAGGCGTGTACTAACTTTCTATAGGTGTGGGTAAAGCTTCTATAGGCGTGTACTAACTTTCTATAGGTGTTGGTAAAGCTTCGGTAGGCGTGGATTGAATTTCTATAGCTGTGGGTAAAGTTTCGGTAGGTGTGTACTGAACTTCTATAGGCATATATTGAATTCCTATAGGCGTTGGCAAAGCTACTACAGGTCTGAAATACTTTTCTGGATATGTTATACGTCTCAATATAGGCAATATACTACTTGCCTGTTTCGGTAACGGCTACCAATAGTAAAAACTATCGGCACCCATCCTTAATTTTAAATTCCTATTTCTACCTGGAAACGCACATACCAATTGTTTTTGG
The Flavobacterium kingsejongi genome window above contains:
- a CDS encoding DUF1599 domain-containing protein, yielding MNTTSQEYDAVIAICRQLFSNKMKDYGSAWRILRLPSLTDQIFIKAQRIRSLQENEIRKVDEDETGEFIGIINYSIMALIQLDKGVATQPDLDAATAIALYDEKIQLTKTLMEAKNHDYGEAWRDMRVSSLTDIILQKLLRVKQIEDNKGQTLVSEGIDANYQDMINYAVFALILMRFGQE
- a CDS encoding BT_3928 family protein — translated: MKILTHFSRIFVGILFIISGLIKLNDPVGFSYKLQEYFSAEVLNLEFLIPFSLGIALFVVIFEVVLGVMLLIGFKPKFTMWSLLLMIVFFTFLTFYSAYFNKVTDCGCFGDALKLTPWQSFTKDVILLVFILILFFNIKLIKPFFKEAGVTLIVFASYTLCLVFAYYVLNHLPLIDFRAYKTGTNIQSAMTVPEGAPKSVYEMVFIYKINGVEKEFTEKEINNVPEGAEFVDRKDKLITQGYVPPIHDFSIEKDGTDYTEEMLNTPKLILIISYDLEKAREKGLAKAEVFAKTAEAKGYKVIGMTASTPQTIEKIKKENNLTFDYYFCDATALKTIERSNPSIVVLEKGTIVDKKHWNDIDQIILK
- a CDS encoding ABC transporter permease; its protein translation is MIRYFLYKFGYALLTLFGVVTVIFFLFTVLPGDPARMMLDQNENSEQLAIIKKKYGFDQPVSRQYLYYLNDLSPLSLHSTTRGDYTYLSPGKYNAQPLFTIKKTIVALKTPYLRESFQKSGKKVTAIIGNTLPNTVLLALFAIIIAIVVGIALGIVSALYKDTILDRMIALVSSLGMSIPSFFSAILFAWFFGFLLHRYTHLNMTGSLYEVDDFGEGSFIQWKNILLPAIVLGIRPLGVVIQLMRNSLLETLGQDYIRTARAKGLSEFTIIRKHALKNSLNPVVTAISGWFASMLAGAVFVEYIFGWNGLGKEIVEALNTLDLPVIMGSVLVIATTFVFINILVDIIYAYLDPKVRLSE
- a CDS encoding TlpA family protein disulfide reductase yields the protein MKKLLLLPILLLAFIATSHAQETTFETAGLENKMIALDGKEIAFKDILQKHKGKTIVIDVWASWCPDCIKGMPKVKELQEEFQKNTVYLFLSMDKNADAWKKGIEKYEVKGEHYLVTDGMKGIFGKSIKLDWIPRYMIVDKKGKIVLYKAIVADDEKLITTLKNLK
- the tpiA gene encoding triose-phosphate isomerase → MRKKIVAGNWKMNNTLQETENLLNELISKKPTESNAKIVVAPTFVNLQTAVTKTAGTGIIVCAQNAHQAENGAFTGEVSVGMLKSIGVQTVILGHSERRAYFGETNAILAQKVDTALKHNFTVIFCFGEELSDRESGNHFSLVESQIKEGLFHLAELDWKNIVLAYEPVWAIGTGITASSDQAQEMHAFIRTLLRTNVGNKIAEETSILYGGSVKPDNAVEIFSKPDVDGGLIGGAALKADDFIAIVNAMR